Proteins from a genomic interval of Desulfofustis limnaeus:
- a CDS encoding carbohydrate-binding family 9-like protein, which produces MQSAVERTVWRKSYSVCRLELSAEPDWRWDSPTWRDVPAEVLDHYMGPRPIHFPRTEFKIGYDDRSVHLLFRVEDRFVRATAARHQERVCGDSCVEFFFVPGPDSDAGYFNLEINCGGTVLFHHNREERRGTRVIERRRCESLVRMHSLPGQVEPELTEPVTWQVACTIPYDLLAEYVAMRPPQPRDIWRANVYKCADDTSHPHWLTWSEVVAPRPDFHRVRFFGFLCFL; this is translated from the coding sequence ATGCAGTCGGCGGTTGAGCGAACGGTGTGGCGTAAGAGCTATTCGGTGTGCCGGCTGGAATTGTCAGCCGAACCTGACTGGCGCTGGGATTCGCCGACATGGCGGGACGTTCCGGCGGAAGTCCTGGATCATTACATGGGGCCGCGACCGATCCATTTTCCTCGAACCGAGTTCAAGATCGGCTACGACGACCGGTCGGTGCACCTGCTGTTTCGTGTCGAGGATCGGTTCGTGCGGGCTACGGCTGCACGCCACCAGGAACGGGTCTGCGGCGACAGTTGCGTCGAGTTTTTTTTCGTGCCGGGGCCGGATAGTGATGCCGGCTATTTCAATCTGGAGATCAATTGCGGTGGGACCGTGCTCTTTCATCACAACCGCGAAGAGCGCCGGGGCACCAGGGTCATCGAGAGACGACGCTGCGAGTCGCTGGTCAGGATGCACTCCCTGCCGGGCCAGGTTGAACCGGAACTGACAGAGCCTGTCACGTGGCAGGTGGCCTGCACGATTCCTTATGACCTTCTTGCCGAGTACGTGGCGATGCGTCCGCCGCAGCCCCGGGATATTTGGCGGGCAAATGTGTACAAGTGTGCCGATGATACCTCCCACCCGCACTGGCTGACTTGGTCGGAAGTGGTCGCCCCTCGACCCGATTTCCACCGGGTACGCTTTTTCGGGTTCCTGTGCTTTCTGTGA
- a CDS encoding polysaccharide deacetylase family protein, giving the protein MSTTDTAFCTRPWSVAEWIGAGTLIGAAALALFDPGWSVYPLAALVVLYCVLPFFPAVSFYFPVISRGQADRATVSLTFDDGPDPVVTPLVLELLARHGVPATFFVTGQRAHQYPQVIDAILAAGHLIGNHSYGHGWFIMFYPSKKLEDEIRRTEECLKKHGIRPVVFRPPVGILSPRYADVLYQTGLTAVTFSRRARDMGNRRIRGLARTLLKKIRCGDVILLHDVVPRPETGTGLLQEELAALLDGIKEKGLRIVPLDELLGVDVMHRLEGKTGST; this is encoded by the coding sequence ATGAGCACTACGGACACAGCGTTTTGCACTCGTCCCTGGTCAGTTGCCGAGTGGATCGGCGCCGGGACCTTGATCGGTGCGGCGGCTCTGGCCCTATTTGATCCGGGGTGGTCGGTATACCCGCTGGCGGCGTTGGTGGTGCTCTATTGCGTGCTGCCGTTCTTCCCGGCGGTCTCCTTTTATTTCCCGGTAATCAGCAGGGGGCAAGCCGATCGAGCGACGGTGTCGCTTACTTTTGACGACGGCCCCGATCCCGTCGTCACTCCGTTGGTTCTCGAGCTGCTGGCCAGGCATGGCGTCCCGGCCACCTTCTTTGTGACCGGTCAGCGTGCCCACCAGTACCCGCAGGTGATCGACGCTATTCTCGCTGCGGGGCATCTGATCGGTAACCATTCCTATGGTCACGGCTGGTTTATCATGTTCTACCCGTCTAAAAAACTGGAGGATGAGATTCGACGTACCGAAGAATGCCTCAAGAAACATGGTATCCGACCTGTTGTCTTCCGTCCGCCCGTCGGTATTCTCTCTCCTCGCTATGCCGATGTCCTGTATCAAACGGGTCTTACAGCCGTCACTTTCAGCCGCAGGGCACGAGACATGGGGAATCGAAGGATCAGGGGGCTCGCTCGCACGCTGCTGAAAAAAATTCGCTGCGGAGACGTCATCTTGCTTCACGATGTGGTGCCTCGGCCGGAAACCGGTACCGGCCTCCTGCAAGAGGAATTAGCGGCCTTGCTGGATGGCATCAAAGAAAAAGGGTTGCGGATTGTACCGCTGGACGAATTGCTTGGTGTTGACGTGATGCATCGGCTCGAAGGGAAAACCGGGTCGACGTGA
- a CDS encoding B12-binding domain-containing radical SAM protein has product MHIALVHPAGCNWVPGKKDVSTTANRMAPLGLLSLAAYLERLGHPVTVEDCLGPRPARTGEETVTRVLANHPDLVGFSTTTSGFLDAYDLAVLLKQNHPDIRTVFGGVHVSALGAPLLERFPAIDYLCLGEGEQTLAELAAGASPGTVTGLVWRDDSAVRTNDRREPIPELDSLPFPAYEKLVGFPGGYHLPLFSYVQAPGATMVTSRGCPYQCSYCDRSVFKRGYRFNSAEYIYEHMRYLRTRFGIRHINIYDDLFTLQRQRIESLCQMLVDRPLGLQFNCAVRVGHADESLLKLLKHAGCLMVSLGIESGDPNLLEVHKPGVYLDEVRSTVKRIQDSGLRVKGLFMMGLPGETEESIKKTSDFVISLELDDMNMAKFTPFHGAPVWQTIAEQGEVDEDWRKMNCLNFVFRPSGIESWERLDHLYNTHVKRFYSDPGWRRRFRSRLWQHRHSLVRLVRDLPDFLSAMRTFDPTSNR; this is encoded by the coding sequence GTGCATATCGCGCTGGTTCATCCCGCAGGTTGCAACTGGGTACCGGGAAAAAAGGACGTGAGCACCACCGCCAACCGCATGGCGCCGCTCGGTCTGTTATCGCTGGCCGCCTACCTCGAACGACTCGGCCATCCGGTCACCGTGGAGGATTGTCTCGGCCCCCGACCGGCCCGCACCGGAGAAGAGACGGTGACCCGGGTGCTGGCGAATCATCCAGATCTGGTCGGCTTTTCCACCACCACTTCGGGCTTTCTCGACGCCTATGATCTGGCGGTTTTGCTGAAACAGAACCATCCCGACATTCGCACGGTTTTTGGCGGTGTCCATGTCTCAGCACTCGGAGCACCGCTGCTCGAGCGATTTCCGGCCATTGATTATCTCTGCCTCGGTGAAGGTGAACAGACCCTTGCCGAACTGGCGGCCGGTGCTTCCCCGGGTACCGTCACCGGTCTCGTCTGGCGAGACGACAGCGCAGTGCGGACCAACGACAGGCGTGAACCGATTCCGGAACTAGACAGCCTGCCCTTCCCCGCCTACGAGAAACTGGTCGGCTTCCCCGGCGGCTACCACCTGCCGCTGTTCAGCTACGTGCAAGCACCCGGCGCCACCATGGTCACCAGCCGCGGTTGCCCCTACCAATGCTCCTATTGCGACCGTTCGGTATTCAAGCGCGGCTACCGGTTCAACTCAGCGGAATATATCTATGAGCATATGCGCTATCTGCGGACCCGCTTCGGCATCCGTCACATCAACATCTACGATGATCTGTTCACCTTGCAGCGACAGCGAATCGAGAGCTTATGCCAGATGCTTGTCGATCGCCCGCTCGGGCTGCAGTTCAACTGCGCCGTTCGGGTCGGCCATGCCGACGAGTCGCTGCTTAAACTGCTCAAGCACGCCGGCTGCCTGATGGTCTCCTTGGGCATAGAGAGCGGCGATCCCAACCTGCTCGAGGTCCACAAACCGGGGGTCTACCTGGACGAGGTGCGCAGCACGGTAAAACGAATCCAGGACAGCGGCCTTCGCGTCAAAGGGCTGTTCATGATGGGACTGCCTGGAGAGACCGAAGAATCCATCAAAAAAACCAGCGATTTTGTCATTTCGCTCGAGTTGGACGATATGAACATGGCCAAGTTCACGCCGTTTCACGGCGCCCCCGTCTGGCAGACCATTGCCGAACAGGGAGAGGTGGATGAGGACTGGCGGAAGATGAATTGCCTGAACTTCGTCTTTCGGCCCAGCGGCATCGAATCCTGGGAGAGGCTGGACCACCTCTACAACACCCACGTCAAGCGCTTTTATTCCGACCCCGGCTGGCGACGACGGTTTCGGTCCCGGCTTTGGCAACATCGCCACAGCCTAGTGCGTCTGGTGCGCGATCTCCCCGACTTCCTGTCGGCCATGCGCACCTTTGATCCGACCTCCAACCGCTGA
- a CDS encoding alpha/beta hydrolase — MKAIAMAAAVAVLGYCALCLMLYLRQRDLLYYPTPALSFARVAAEPLLLQNGGETLRIWRLPSSSERALLYFGGNAEQVSLNIDSFRQLFPDWTVYLMNYRGYGGSSGAPSETALTADALALHDRISHTYQMIGVIGRSLGSGVAAYLAAHRRVDRLALVTPYDSMAHLAAFYYPWVPVRLLLRDRYDLRPLVGRLTMPKLILIAEHDEVIPASISGALVSLLPSQTTRVTVIDGAGHNTIGERQRYAQELATFFSVH; from the coding sequence ATGAAGGCCATCGCGATGGCCGCGGCCGTGGCTGTGCTTGGCTATTGCGCACTGTGTCTGATGCTCTACCTGCGGCAACGGGACCTGCTCTATTACCCGACACCTGCTCTCTCTTTCGCTCGGGTGGCAGCTGAACCACTACTGCTGCAGAATGGCGGTGAGACCTTACGTATCTGGCGTCTGCCGTCGTCTTCCGAGCGGGCGTTGCTCTATTTCGGCGGCAACGCCGAGCAGGTGTCGCTCAATATCGACTCGTTTCGTCAGCTTTTCCCCGATTGGACGGTCTACCTGATGAACTATCGCGGCTACGGCGGCAGTTCCGGGGCCCCCTCCGAGACGGCTCTCACTGCCGATGCGCTTGCCCTGCATGATCGGATCAGTCATACGTATCAGATGATCGGGGTGATCGGCAGGAGCCTGGGCAGCGGCGTCGCCGCCTATCTTGCCGCACACCGACGTGTTGATCGTCTGGCCCTGGTCACACCCTATGACAGCATGGCTCATCTGGCGGCGTTCTATTACCCGTGGGTGCCGGTGCGGCTGCTGCTGCGAGATCGATACGATCTCCGGCCGCTGGTCGGACGGCTGACCATGCCGAAACTGATCCTCATCGCCGAGCACGATGAGGTGATACCCGCCTCCATCAGCGGAGCCCTCGTCTCCCTGTTGCCCAGCCAGACAACCCGAGTAACCGTCATCGACGGTGCCGGACACAACACCATCGGCGAGCGGCAACGCTATGCTCAGGAGCTGGCCACCTTCTTTTCGGTACACTAG
- a CDS encoding nitroreductase family protein codes for MQSFLDIIKGRRSIRRFTSQLVDQETLTTILDAARWTPSWANTQCWEIIVVQDGEIRAALSKLLSPKNPATLAVANAPVTLALCAQQNKSGFYKGEQSTVLGDWMLYDLGLLNQTICLTAQYLGLGTVIVGLFDHLQTKALLQVPEGYEVVSLIPLGYPDQAPSPPKRRELKEFVHYDRFGNR; via the coding sequence ATGCAGTCTTTTCTTGACATCATCAAAGGCAGGAGAAGCATCCGGCGGTTTACATCGCAGCTCGTCGACCAGGAAACCCTGACGACTATCCTGGACGCGGCGCGCTGGACCCCTTCCTGGGCCAATACCCAGTGCTGGGAGATCATCGTCGTACAGGATGGCGAGATCCGGGCCGCCCTGTCGAAACTGCTTTCGCCGAAGAACCCGGCCACCCTGGCGGTGGCCAACGCCCCCGTCACCCTGGCGCTCTGCGCCCAGCAAAACAAATCCGGATTCTACAAGGGTGAGCAGTCCACCGTCCTGGGGGACTGGATGCTCTACGATCTCGGTCTGCTGAACCAGACCATCTGCCTGACTGCCCAGTATCTCGGGCTGGGCACGGTTATCGTCGGGCTTTTTGACCACCTGCAGACCAAAGCGTTGTTGCAGGTGCCGGAAGGTTATGAAGTAGTTTCGTTGATTCCGCTCGGTTACCCGGATCAGGCCCCGTCACCGCCGAAGCGGCGCGAGCTGAAGGAATTCGTTCACTACGACCGATTTGGCAACCGTTAG
- the ldhH gene encoding L-lactate dehydrogenase (quinone) large subunit LdhH: MQDAKNLADYRRQCQESLENDFLRKALDAFAVAYRTSRANAFAEFDVQALINEVADMKDDVLQRLDELYDQFKAVAEAAGVTVHLARDGEEANRIIIDIARQTGSKNILKTKSMTAEETLLNHALEDQGLTVIESDLGEWIIQLRHEPPSHMVMPAIHLSRYQVSDLFSDVTGTKQEAEIEKLVKVARRELRQKFVEADMAVTGANFAVAETGTIATVTNEGNARLATTLPPVHVALFGIDKLVPTVGDALKVLRVLPRNATGQQITSYITWVTGANECAVGPEKKKNIHFVVLDNGRREMAKDPLFSQVFRCVRCGACANVCPVYRLVGGHKMGHIYIGAIGLILTYFFHGRDKARNLVQNCINCEACKDICAGGIDLPRLIKAVHARIQDEEGHPLPSLLLGKVLRNRKFFHTLLRTAKWAQKPVAGSDGFMRHLPMVFFKAHDFKALPTIAEKPFRDLWPKIKPPVAAPRFKVGLFSGCVQDFVYPEQMVAAVELFGDHAVAMSFPMEQSCCGLPVQMMGEMKASRDVALQNMRAFAREDVDHIVTLCASCASHLKHNYPVLLQDDPSLTEQVKAFTAKVIDLSSFVHDVLQVTAEDFAGDGKKVTFHAPCHLCRGLGVHEAPRNLMRRAGLDYREAFEEEVCCGFGGTYSAKFPELSEQLLRRKLDHVEATGAELLLTDCPGCVMQLRGGLKKRGSSVAVQHTVEALAARRKKKAR, translated from the coding sequence ATGCAAGATGCGAAAAACCTGGCCGACTATCGTCGGCAGTGTCAGGAATCACTGGAAAACGATTTTTTGCGCAAGGCCCTGGACGCCTTCGCTGTCGCCTATCGCACCAGCCGCGCCAACGCCTTTGCCGAATTCGATGTTCAGGCGTTGATCAACGAAGTTGCAGACATGAAGGACGATGTCCTGCAGCGGTTGGACGAGCTCTACGACCAGTTCAAAGCTGTTGCCGAAGCTGCCGGGGTGACGGTGCATCTGGCCCGTGACGGAGAGGAGGCGAACCGGATCATTATCGACATCGCCCGCCAGACCGGATCGAAAAACATCCTCAAGACCAAATCGATGACCGCAGAAGAGACGCTGCTCAACCATGCCCTGGAAGACCAGGGATTGACGGTGATCGAGTCCGACCTCGGTGAGTGGATCATCCAGCTGCGTCACGAACCGCCGTCGCATATGGTGATGCCCGCCATCCACCTGTCCCGCTATCAGGTGAGCGACTTGTTCAGCGATGTGACCGGAACCAAACAGGAAGCGGAGATCGAGAAACTGGTGAAAGTGGCGCGCCGGGAGCTGCGGCAGAAGTTCGTCGAGGCCGACATGGCCGTCACCGGGGCCAATTTCGCCGTGGCCGAGACCGGCACCATCGCCACCGTCACCAATGAGGGCAACGCCCGGCTGGCCACCACACTGCCGCCGGTGCATGTGGCGCTGTTCGGCATTGACAAACTGGTGCCGACCGTCGGGGATGCCCTCAAGGTCCTGCGGGTCTTGCCGCGCAACGCCACCGGTCAGCAGATCACCTCGTATATCACCTGGGTGACTGGGGCCAACGAGTGTGCGGTGGGCCCGGAAAAAAAGAAAAACATCCATTTCGTCGTGCTCGACAACGGTCGTCGGGAGATGGCCAAGGACCCGCTCTTTTCCCAAGTGTTCCGCTGCGTGCGCTGCGGGGCTTGCGCCAACGTCTGCCCGGTTTACCGACTGGTGGGCGGGCATAAGATGGGGCATATCTACATCGGCGCCATCGGGCTGATTCTCACTTACTTCTTCCATGGCCGGGACAAAGCGCGCAACCTGGTGCAGAACTGCATCAACTGCGAGGCCTGCAAAGACATCTGTGCCGGCGGCATCGATCTGCCGCGGCTGATCAAGGCGGTCCATGCCCGCATCCAGGACGAGGAGGGCCATCCGCTGCCGAGCCTGCTGCTCGGCAAGGTGCTGCGCAACCGCAAGTTCTTCCATACCTTGCTGCGCACCGCCAAATGGGCGCAGAAGCCGGTTGCCGGATCCGACGGTTTCATGCGCCATCTGCCCATGGTCTTTTTTAAGGCACATGATTTCAAAGCGTTGCCAACCATAGCAGAAAAACCGTTTCGCGACCTCTGGCCGAAGATCAAGCCGCCGGTCGCCGCTCCGCGCTTCAAGGTGGGCCTTTTTTCCGGCTGTGTGCAGGATTTTGTCTATCCGGAGCAGATGGTTGCCGCCGTCGAGCTGTTCGGCGATCATGCCGTGGCCATGAGTTTTCCCATGGAGCAGTCCTGCTGCGGGTTGCCGGTGCAGATGATGGGCGAGATGAAGGCCTCGCGCGATGTCGCCCTGCAGAACATGCGAGCCTTTGCCCGAGAGGATGTGGACCATATTGTCACGCTGTGCGCCTCCTGCGCGTCACACCTGAAGCACAATTACCCGGTGCTGCTCCAGGATGACCCGTCGTTGACCGAGCAGGTGAAGGCCTTTACCGCCAAGGTGATCGATCTCTCATCCTTCGTCCACGATGTGCTGCAGGTGACAGCGGAAGATTTTGCCGGCGATGGGAAAAAAGTGACGTTCCATGCGCCCTGCCATCTCTGCCGTGGGCTTGGGGTGCACGAGGCGCCGCGCAACTTGATGCGCCGGGCCGGCCTGGACTACCGAGAGGCGTTTGAAGAGGAAGTGTGTTGCGGTTTCGGCGGGACTTACTCGGCGAAATTTCCGGAACTATCCGAGCAACTGCTCAGGCGCAAACTCGACCACGTGGAGGCTACCGGAGCCGAACTGCTGCTGACCGATTGTCCGGGGTGCGTCATGCAGCTGCGTGGCGGTCTGAAGAAAAGAGGTTCAAGCGTTGCCGTACAGCATACGGTTGAAGCGTTGGCGGCGCGTCGAAAGAAAAAAGCCCGCTGA
- a CDS encoding LutC/YkgG family protein, which yields MTSGTTTSQDILQRFIDKARLAAAQVSEVADLAAAVDYALDLCGSRGACRIKVSGCDEALSEPAEELCLAKEEKIIAAPGLAPEAYELLSSRSRESGFSCIDSGLRRELAGVDIGFTYADMGIAETGTVVINCPSEELRLATMICEYHVCLLPKSKIVADGFAGEQRLLEFMGHGPNYTAFITGPSRTADIERVLAIGVHGPLEFHLLLLEN from the coding sequence ATGACCAGTGGTACAACAACGTCGCAGGATATCCTGCAACGATTCATAGATAAGGCCCGGTTGGCCGCCGCCCAGGTGAGTGAAGTGGCCGATCTGGCGGCAGCCGTCGACTACGCTCTGGACTTGTGCGGCAGCCGGGGGGCGTGCCGGATCAAGGTGTCGGGGTGCGATGAAGCACTGTCCGAGCCGGCCGAGGAATTGTGTCTGGCCAAGGAGGAGAAAATCATCGCGGCGCCCGGGTTGGCCCCGGAGGCCTACGAGCTGCTCAGCAGCCGCAGTCGCGAGAGTGGTTTTAGCTGTATTGACAGCGGTCTGCGCAGGGAGCTGGCCGGCGTTGACATCGGTTTTACCTATGCCGATATGGGGATTGCAGAGACCGGAACGGTGGTGATCAACTGCCCGAGCGAGGAATTGCGACTGGCGACGATGATCTGCGAGTATCATGTTTGCCTGCTGCCCAAATCGAAGATCGTCGCTGACGGCTTTGCCGGAGAGCAACGACTGCTCGAGTTCATGGGCCACGGCCCGAATTACACGGCCTTTATCACCGGTCCAAGCCGAACCGCCGATATCGAGCGGGTGTTGGCCATCGGGGTGCATGGGCCGTTGGAGTTTCATCTTCTGTTGTTGGAGAATTGA
- a CDS encoding acetate/propionate family kinase yields the protein MKILVINSGSSSIKFQLLDMSSEQVLASGLVERIGEPMGTVKCTMRPGTEKQSALKRDLPVADHQTGMLLAVELLTDKAQGVVGSRADIGAIGHRVVHGGERFHQPTVIDSAVLAAIRDTVPLAPLHNPANLDGIEVALRLFPGVLQVAVFDTAFHQSIPPRAYLYALPYDWYEHHRIRRYGFHGTSHKYVAGECARLMGKPLARCNLITVHLGNGCSMTAIENGRSIDTTLGMTPLEGLVMGTRSGDIDPAIHVFLHRNLGLDIEEIDRLLNKESGLKGICGYNDMRDIHSAVAAGDRRAALALDVQTYRNRKYIGAFMAVLGRVDGLVFTAGIGENDDQVRSRSVQGLECFGIAIDPERNQRRLNEPRLISTDTSAVQVWVIPTNEELAIARETVALVNPQEPMKET from the coding sequence ATGAAGATCCTGGTCATAAATTCCGGCAGCTCTTCAATCAAGTTCCAGTTGCTCGACATGAGCAGCGAACAGGTGCTTGCCAGCGGTCTGGTCGAGCGGATCGGTGAACCCATGGGTACGGTAAAATGCACCATGCGGCCCGGAACAGAGAAACAGAGCGCGCTTAAGCGAGATCTCCCGGTTGCCGACCACCAGACCGGCATGTTGCTGGCCGTCGAGTTGCTCACCGATAAAGCCCAGGGCGTGGTCGGATCCCGCGCCGATATCGGTGCGATCGGGCATCGGGTGGTGCATGGGGGTGAGAGGTTTCACCAGCCGACGGTTATCGATTCGGCGGTGCTCGCCGCCATCAGAGACACCGTGCCCCTGGCGCCGTTACACAATCCGGCCAATCTGGATGGCATAGAGGTGGCCCTGCGGTTGTTTCCCGGGGTACTCCAGGTGGCCGTGTTCGACACCGCCTTTCACCAGTCCATCCCGCCGCGCGCTTATCTTTATGCCTTGCCCTACGATTGGTACGAGCACCACCGGATACGACGCTACGGGTTTCACGGGACCTCACACAAGTATGTGGCCGGTGAATGCGCCAGACTGATGGGCAAGCCGCTTGCTCGGTGCAACCTGATCACCGTGCATCTCGGCAACGGCTGTTCCATGACGGCAATTGAGAACGGACGGAGCATCGATACCACCCTCGGCATGACCCCGTTGGAAGGGCTGGTGATGGGGACCCGTAGCGGTGACATCGACCCGGCCATCCACGTTTTTCTGCACCGCAACCTCGGACTCGACATTGAGGAGATTGATCGGTTGCTCAACAAGGAATCCGGTTTGAAAGGGATCTGCGGGTACAACGACATGCGCGATATCCATTCAGCGGTGGCCGCCGGGGATCGGCGGGCGGCCCTGGCGCTGGACGTGCAGACCTATCGGAACCGTAAATATATCGGGGCGTTCATGGCGGTGCTCGGGCGCGTGGACGGACTCGTTTTTACCGCCGGTATCGGTGAGAACGACGACCAGGTCCGCAGCCGCTCCGTGCAGGGATTGGAGTGCTTCGGGATTGCCATTGATCCCGAGCGGAACCAACGACGGCTGAACGAACCGCGGTTGATCAGCACCGATACCAGTGCGGTGCAGGTCTGGGTCATTCCGACCAACGAAGAACTGGCCATCGCGCGCGAAACGGTGGCGCTGGTGAATCCACAGGAACCGATGAAGGAGACTTGA
- the pta gene encoding phosphate acetyltransferase, with the protein MPNNLYITATEERSGKSVVVLGIMQMLKKELHRVAFFRPIISDPPTKQEDPDIKLVAGYFNLQMAYEDTYGCTLKDAYQLINTGREDDLHDLILKKYKKLEDTYDFVLIEGTDFRGSDTSFELDINSDIAANLGAPVILISSGRRKSAEEMIRQVQASIDMHHEKGLTLVASIINRAPEGITADLVSEIRKQVHPEEGLPFYVMPENSDLANPTIGDVKRWLNASVMYGASGMSAKIGEYIVAAMRVEHFLEYIKPGCLVITPGDRSDIILACLSARSSKSYPEVSGIVLTGGLVPYDSVRKLIEGWAGAPIPILSVQGHTYLIVQQLHELYAHIEPEDSQRIASALGFFSKHVKVQELSEHVISSKPARITPKMFEYAMMEQAAEDRQRIVLPEGTCERILRAADILLRRGVADLTILGREQQVRALAAANGLDLTFVEVIDPQTSPLLEPFVQEYLRLRQHKGMIEDIARDRMSDPTYFGTMMVYKGYADGMVSGALNTTAHTVRPAFEFIKAKPGFTIVSSVFLMCLKDRILVYGDCAVNPNPNASQLAEIALSSAETAKIFGIEPRVAMLSYSTGRSGKGEDVDKVAEATEIAHRLMMERKLDFILEGPLQYDAAIDPEVARTKLPGSKVAGRATVFIFPDLNTGNNTYKAVQRSAGAVAIGPVLQGLNKPVNDLSRGCTVDDIVNTVAITAVQAQAEKRKRP; encoded by the coding sequence ATGCCAAATAACCTCTACATCACCGCCACGGAAGAACGGAGCGGCAAATCGGTGGTCGTGCTCGGCATCATGCAGATGCTGAAAAAAGAACTCCATCGGGTCGCCTTTTTTCGACCGATCATCAGTGATCCGCCAACCAAGCAGGAAGATCCCGATATCAAATTGGTGGCCGGTTATTTCAACCTACAGATGGCTTACGAGGACACCTACGGTTGTACGCTGAAAGACGCGTATCAACTGATCAACACCGGTCGCGAGGACGATCTGCACGACCTGATCCTGAAGAAATACAAGAAGCTCGAGGATACCTACGATTTCGTGCTCATCGAAGGGACCGATTTCCGCGGCAGCGATACCAGCTTCGAGCTCGATATCAACAGCGATATCGCCGCCAACCTGGGCGCACCGGTGATCCTCATCTCCTCGGGGCGACGCAAGTCGGCTGAAGAAATGATCCGCCAGGTGCAGGCCTCGATCGATATGCATCATGAAAAGGGGCTGACCCTTGTTGCATCGATCATCAACCGAGCACCAGAGGGGATTACCGCCGATCTGGTCAGTGAGATCAGGAAGCAGGTCCATCCGGAGGAAGGGTTGCCGTTCTACGTGATGCCGGAAAACAGCGACCTGGCCAACCCGACCATCGGCGACGTGAAGCGCTGGCTCAACGCCTCAGTGATGTACGGGGCCTCGGGCATGAGCGCCAAGATCGGCGAATATATCGTGGCTGCCATGCGGGTCGAGCATTTTCTCGAATACATCAAGCCGGGGTGTCTGGTGATCACGCCCGGCGATAGATCCGACATTATTCTCGCCTGTCTGTCGGCTCGTTCGTCCAAGTCGTATCCGGAGGTGTCGGGCATCGTGCTGACCGGCGGACTGGTTCCCTATGACAGCGTGCGAAAGCTGATCGAGGGCTGGGCCGGGGCGCCCATCCCCATCCTCAGCGTCCAGGGACATACCTATCTGATCGTCCAGCAGCTGCACGAATTGTACGCCCATATCGAGCCGGAAGATTCGCAGCGAATCGCCTCGGCGCTCGGTTTCTTTTCCAAGCATGTCAAGGTCCAGGAACTGAGCGAACACGTCATCTCCAGCAAACCGGCCCGGATCACGCCGAAGATGTTCGAATACGCGATGATGGAACAGGCGGCCGAAGACCGGCAGCGCATCGTGCTGCCGGAGGGTACCTGTGAGCGGATCCTGCGCGCCGCAGACATCTTATTGCGGCGCGGTGTGGCCGATCTGACGATTCTCGGTCGCGAGCAGCAAGTGCGCGCGCTGGCGGCGGCCAACGGCCTCGACCTGACCTTCGTGGAAGTGATCGACCCGCAGACCAGTCCGCTGCTCGAGCCGTTTGTCCAGGAATACCTGCGCTTACGCCAGCATAAAGGGATGATCGAGGATATAGCCCGGGACCGGATGTCCGACCCCACCTATTTCGGCACGATGATGGTCTACAAAGGGTATGCCGACGGCATGGTGTCGGGCGCCCTGAACACCACGGCCCATACGGTCCGTCCGGCGTTCGAATTCATCAAGGCGAAACCCGGCTTCACCATCGTTTCTTCGGTGTTTCTCATGTGCCTCAAGGACCGCATCCTGGTCTACGGTGACTGCGCCGTCAATCCCAACCCGAACGCCTCGCAACTGGCAGAGATCGCCCTCAGCTCCGCGGAGACGGCGAAGATCTTCGGCATTGAGCCGCGGGTGGCGATGCTCAGCTACTCCACCGGCCGATCCGGGAAGGGCGAGGACGTGGACAAGGTCGCCGAGGCCACCGAGATTGCCCATCGGCTGATGATGGAGAGAAAACTTGATTTCATTCTGGAAGGGCCGCTGCAATACGACGCTGCCATCGACCCCGAAGTGGCCCGGACGAAGTTGCCCGGCTCGAAGGTGGCCGGTCGAGCGACCGTTTTCATCTTCCCCGATCTCAACACCGGCAACAATACCTACAAGGCCGTCCAACGATCCGCCGGCGCCGTGGCCATCGGCCCGGTCCTGCAGGGCCTGAACAAACCGGTCAACGATCTGTCCCGTGGCTGCACGGTCGATGACATCGTCAACACCGTGGCGATAACCGCGGTTCAGGCCCAGGCTGAAAAACGGAAACGGCCATGA